In the genome of Pseudomonas lalucatii, the window TGCTGGTGCTCGGCGCCCACCACCAGCGTCACGACTTCTTCTCCGGCACCAGCCTGGACCGTATCGCCCGCCAGTGCCCGGTGCCCCTGCTGCTGGTCGCCCACAACGACTTCCAGCCCTACCAGCGCGCCCTGGCCGCCATCGACTTCTCCCTGTGCGCCTGCAGTGCCCTGGGCCAGGCCTACCGCCTGCTGCCGAGCAGCGCCGGGCTGCACGCCCTGCATGTATTCGAGGCGGACAAGGGCACGCCGCGCCAGGTCGAGGCCCAGCTGCAGATCCAGCAGGCGCTGATCGACCAGCTGCTCGAGGACGAGAGCCGCAACCTGCCCAGCGACGGCCCGAGCCTGAGCCACGAAGTTATCCAGGGCGGCATCCTGCGCTGCCTGCAGGAGCAACTGAAGGCCCGTCGCAGCGAACTCCTGGTGCTTGGCAGCCACGGCCGCAGCGCCCTGTCCCAGGCCCTGCTCGGCAGCCTGGCCCAGCACTTCCTGCACCGCGCGCCCTGCGACATCTTCGTGGTCCGCTAGACGCGGCCACTCAGCATACAACCGCAAACGCACGAGGCGCCCATGGCGCCGCGTACGTCTAGCCTGTCGCTCTAGACGCCGGCATCGAGCAGGTCGTGCAGCTCGACGAACTGCTGGGTCAGCTTGTGCCGCGCATCCAGATGGATCAGCGGCGTACAGGCCTGGTGCGATTCGCGCATCTTCACCGAGCTCATCAGGTTCACCGGCAGCACCGGCAACCCCTCGCCGAGCAACTCGTCGAGCAGCAGTTGCGGCAGGGACGCCCGCGGCTGGAACTGGTTGACCACGATGCCCTCCACCGCCAGGGCCTCGTTGTGGTCCTCGCGCAGCTCCTCGATCTCCTGCAGCAGGCCGTACAGGGCATTGCGCGAGAAGCTGTCGCAGTCGAAGGGTATCAGGCAGCGATCGGCGGCGATCAGCGCGGAAACCGTGTAGAAGTTCAGAGCCGGCGGAGTATCCAGGTAGATCCTGTCGTAGTCCTCGCCCAGCTCGTCCAGCAGTTTGCGCAGCTTGTTGATCTTGTGCTTGGCCTCGAGCTTGGGCTGCAGATCGGCCAGCTCCGCGGTGGCGGTGATCACGTGCAGGTTGGCGAACGGCGTCTCGTAGATGTCGACCCGGCCCTTCTTGGCGAAGGGCCCGCTGGCCAGGGTCTGCTTGAAGAACTCGGCGATCCCGGTGGGAATCTCGGCGCCGGTCAGGCCGGTCAGGTAGTGGGTGGAATTGGCCTGGGCATCCAGGTCCACCAACAGGGTGCGATAGCCCTGCGCCGCACTCACCGCCGCCAGGTTGCAGGCGATGCTGGACTTGCCCACGCCGCCCTTCTGATTGAACACCACACGCCGCATCGCACACCTCCCTGAGCCCGGAATGGACCTGGATTCTATGCAAAGCACGTGACAAGCGCGAGGTTGCCAGGCAAGAAGGGCCGCCCGCCGATCCGGAGCGGCCTCGCAACAATTGCGCAGAATGCGCGCCATCTAGATAATGCCGCCACTTCGCCATGGACCGTCCACGCCCCAGAGGCAGAACGGGACGGCCGCAGTTGACAAGGATGCCCGAACGGGCCGGGAAACTTTCCGTGTGATGCATTTCAGGATCGAACAATGGCGTGCCTGGGCCCCCGGCCTGGATAGCACAGATGACTGGCGTGCCTGGTGCAGGACCCCTGTGCCCCTGGAAGACGCCCAGCAGCAGCCGGATGTCGGCTTCCTCCCCGCCCTGCAACGCCGCCGCCTCAGCCGCCTGGCGCGGATGATGTTCCATGTCGCCTGGCCCCTGGCCGAAGGCCACAGGGCGCTGCCCCTGGTGTTCGCCTCGCGCCACGGCGACGCCCCGCGCACCCTGGCGCTGCTCGAGCAGCTGGCCAGTGGCGAGCCGCTGTCGCCGACCCAGTTCAGCCTTTCGGTGCACAACGCGACCATCGGCCTGTGGTCGATCCTGCGCGGCGACACCAGCGAAATGAGCGCCCTGGCGGCCGCCGGCGACGGCCTGGAGCAGGCCCTGCTGGAGGCCTGCAGCCTGCTCGGCGACGGCGCCCCGGCCGTGCTGCTGGTCCTCGCCGAAGAGATGCCACCGCCGCTCTACGCGGCCCAGGTCGACGACGTGCCCTTTCCCTATGCCGTCGCCCTGCTGCTGACCCCGGGCCAGGACTGGCGCCTGCAGCTGCACGCCGGCAGCGGCCCGCGCGCCGACTGGCCCCACGCCCTCAACCTGCTGCGCGCCCTGTGCGGCGAACGGCACAGCCTCGAGCACCACTGGAAGAATCGTCGATGGATCTGGTCACCCACCACGGCCTGAGCCGCCACAGCGCCCCCTACGGGTGGCGTCTGCTCGCCACCGCCCTGAGCTTCGCCCTGTTCGGCCTCGGTGGCGTGCTCCTGCGCCTGCTGGTCTTCCCGGCGCTGGCCCTGCTGCCCGGCGACGCGCTGGCACGCCGCAGCCGCGCCCGGGCCACCGTGAGCCGGGCCTTCCGCCTGTTCGTGCAGTTCATGTTCAGGACCGGGGTGCTGACCTACGAGGTCGAGGGCGTCGAGCGCCTGGGCCGCCCCGGGCAGATGATCATCGCCAATCACCCCTCGCTGATCGACGTGGTGGTACTGATCGCCTTCATCCGCGACGCCAACTGCGTGGTCAAGCAGAGCCTGTGGGACAACCCCTGCATGCGCGGGCCGATCCGCGCCGCCGGCTATATCAGCAACAGCGGCAGCCTGGACATGCTCGACGAGGCCGCCGCCGCACTGCTGGGCGGCCAGACCCTGATCGTCTTTCCCGAGGGCACCCGCACCACCCCCGGCCAGCCGCCGCAGTTCCACCGCGGTGCCGCCGCCATCGCCGTGCGTGGGGCGCGCATCGTCACCCCGGTGGTGATCAGCGTGACGCCCACCACCCTGACCAAGGCCGAGCCCTGGTACAGCATTCCACCGCGGCGCTTCCACTTCCGCCTGCGCGTCGGCCAGGACATAGACCCGCGGCAGTTCCAGGGTCCGCACCCGGTCGCCTCGCGCAAGCTCAACGAACACCTGCACCAGCACTTCATCAAGGAGCTCGCCGAAGATGAGCGATCTGCACACAGAGATTAAGCACCTGATCATCGACTCCCTGGGCCTCGAGGACATGAGCGCCGAGGACATCGCCGCCGACCTGACCCTGTTCGGCGAAGGCCTGGGCCTGGACTCGGTGGATGCCCTGGAGCTGGGCCTGGCGATCCAGAAGCGCTTCGGCATCAAGATCGACGCCGAGGCCAAGGACACCCGCACCCATTTCGCCAACGTGGCCAGCCTGGCGGCCTTCGTTTCCGCCCACCAGGCCGCCTGAGGACGCCCCCATGCAGAACCGCGACGAGATTTTCACCACCCTGCGCGATGCCATGGTCGAACTGTTCGAGCTGGACGCCGAACGCATCACTCTCGAGGCCAACCTCTATCAGGACCTGGAGATCGACAGCATCGACGCCGTCGACCTGATCGACCACATCAAGCGCCAGACCGGCAAGAAGATCGCCGCCGAGGAATTCAAGTCGGTGCGCACCGTCGGCGACGTGGTCGAGGCCGTACACCGCCTGGTCAACGCCGCAGCGGAATGAGAGGCCGCCTGATCGGCCTGCTGCTGGTGATCGCCGGCCTGGCCTACCCCTTTGCCGTGTACTTCGGCATCGAGCGGTTGCCACCGCAGGCCTTCGCCGCCCTGCTCGGCGGCCTCTGGCTGGGGCGCCTGCTGCTCGGCGAGCAGCGCCCCGGCAGCCGCTGGATGGCCCTGGCCGCCCTGGCCTTCTGCCTGTTGCTGGGCCTGGCCGGCGAGCCGGCGCTGCTGCGCTGGTACCCGGTGCTGCTCAGCGCCCTGCTGCTGGGCCTGTTCGGCCTCAGCCTGAGGTTCGGCCCGCCACTGGTGGAGCGCCTGGCGCGCCTGCGCGAGCCGCAACTGCCGGAGGTGGCGGTGGGCTACACGCGCAAGGTGACCCAGGTCTGGGCCCTGTTCTTCCTCGCTAACGGCCTGGTGGCCGCCGCCCTGACCCTGTGGGCGCCGCTGGCCTGGTGGACCCTGTACAACGGCCTGATCGCCTACGCCCTGATGGGCCTGCTGTTCGCCGGCGAGTGGCTGCTGCGCCAGCGCGTGCGGAGGAGCGCATGAACTGGATCGCCCCCTCCCGGCTGCTGCTGCCTGCCGATGCCCCACGCCCGGTCTGCCCCGACCTCGACCACGCCGAGCTGTGCCGGCGCGCCCTGGGCCTGGCGGCCTGGCTGCGCGAACGCGACGTCCGCCGCGTCGCCCTGTACCTGGACGACGCCGCCTACCTGGCCATCGCCCTGCTCGCCGCCTGGCGCGCCGGCGCCCAGGTGCTGCTGCCGGCCGACGCCCAGGCGCAGACCCGCCGGCGCCTGGCCGGGCAGCTTGACCTGTGGCTCGATGCGCTGGACCCCGCCGCCACCGCCGCACCCCTGCCCGCCGCGGCCCTGGACCCCGAGCGCTGCCGCCTGACCCTGTGCACCTCCGGCTCCAGCGGCGAGGCCAAGCCGATCGACAAGTCCCTGGGCCAGCTGGCCAACGAGGTCGAGGCGCTGGAGCGGCTGTGGGGCGCCAGCCTCGGCGCGGCGACCATTATCGGCAGCGTCGCCGCCCAGCATATCTACGGCCTGCTGTTCCGCGTGCTCTGGCCGCTGTGCGCCGGCCGCCCGTTCCTGCGGCGCGCCCTGCCGTTCCCCGAGGACCTGCAGCGCGCCAGCCTGGAGGCGCCGTCCGGCTTCGCCTGGGTGGCCAGCCCGGCCCTGCTCAAGCGCATGGGCGACAACCTCGACTGGCCCGCCCTGGCCCCGGTGCGCCGGGTCTTTTCCTCCGGCGGCGCGCTGCCGGCGGAGGCCGCCGCCACGCTGCAGACCCGCCTGGGGCAGTGGCCCACGGAAATCTACGGCAGCTCGGAAACCGGCGGCGTCGCCTGGCGCCAGGGCAGCGAACCCTGGCACCCCTTCGCCGGGGTCGAACCGAGCCTGAACGCCGACGGCGCCCTGCGTATCGCCTCGCCCTATTTACCGGGCGGACACCGCGAACAGACGGCCGACGCCGCCGAGCTGCTGGCCGACGGCCGTTTCATCCTGCGCGGGCGCCTCGACCGCATCGTCAAGCTGGAGGAAAAGCGCATCGCCCTGCCCAGCCTCGAGCAGGCCCTGCTGGACCACGCCTGGGTCGCCGACGTCCGCCTCGGCGTGGTCCAGCAGGGCCGCGCCTACCTCGGCGCCCTGGTCGCCCTGAGCCCGGCCGGCGTGCATGCGCTGCGCAACCAGGGCCGGCGCGCCCTCACCGAGGCGCTGCGCCGGCACCTGTCCGGACACTGCGAAACCATCGCCCTGCCGCGGCGCTGGCGCCTGCTGCGCGAACTGCCCTACAACAGCCAGGGCAAGCTGGTCCAGACAAGCGTCGATGCCCTGATCGCCGCGCCCAGGCCGACCCGGGTCGAACCCCAGTCGGCGCTCGAGCAGGACGGCGAGTGGCGCCTGGAGCTGGAGGTGCCGCTGGACCTGGCGCACTTCTCCGGCCACTTCCCGCAGACCCCGGTGCTGCCCGGCGTGGTGCAGATCGACTGGGCCCAGCAGCTGGCGCGCCGCCTCATCCCCGGGCTGCCGCCGCGCTTCGTCGGCATGGAGGTGCTGAAGTTCCAGCAGCTGGTGCGTCCCGGCGACCGGGTGCAGCTGGCCCTGCGTTTCGACGCCGAGCGCGGCAAGCTGTATTTCGCTTTCCGCAACGGCGAGGCGGCCTGCGCCTCCGGCCGCATCCTGCTGCAGGCCGCCCATGCATAGGCCCTGCGCGGTGATCCCGGTGTACAACCACGAGCACCCCCTGCCGCAGGTGGTCGCGGCGCTGCGCGACGCCGGCCTGCCCTGCGTGCTGGTGGACGATGCCTCCGGCCCGGCCTGCGCCGCGGTGATCGACGAACTGGCGCGGCAGCCCGATTGCTTTTTGCTGCGCCTGGCGGCCAACCAGGGCAAGGGCGGCGCGGTCATGGCCGGGCTGCGCGAGGCGGCGCGCCTGGGTTTCAGCCATGCGCTGCAGGTGGACGCCGACGGCCAGCACGACCTGAGCGATGTCGAGCGCTTCCTCGCCCGCTCGCAAGAACAGCCCCAGGCGCTGATCTGCGGCTACCCGCAGTACGACGCCAGCGTGCCCAAGGGCCGCCTCTACGCCCGCTACCTGACCCATGTCTGGGTGTGGATCAACAGCCTGTCGCTGTCGATCCGCGACGCCATGTGCGGCTTCCGCGTCTACCCGCTGGCGGCCACGGTGGCGCTGCTCGACTCGACCCGGCTCGGCCGGCGCATGGACTTCGACCCGGAGATCCTGGTGCGCCTGGCCTGGCGCAACCAGCCGATGCACTGGCTGCCCACCAAGGTGCATTACCCGCTGGACGGCCTCTCGCACTTTCGCCTGCTGCACGACAACGCGCTGATCTCCAAGATGCACGCCAAGCTGTTCTTCGGCATGCTGCTGCGCGCGCCGCTGATCCTCTGGCGGCGGTGGCGCGGATGAACGAGCAGGCGAAGAGCGGCCACTGGGCCGGCCAGCGCGAGCGCGGCAGCCTCCTGCTGATGAGACTCACCGCCCTGGCCGCCCGCCATCTAGGCCGCCGCGCCCTGAGCCCATTGCTGCATGCCATAGTGCTGTACTTCTTCCTGTTCGGCGGCCAGGCGCGGCGCAGCATCCGCGACTACCAGCGCCACCTGGCCGCCTGGAGCGGGCGCGCCGAGCTGCAGCCGACCCGGCGCTCGGTGTTCCGCCAGTTCATGGCCTTCGCCGACGCCCTGCTCGACAAGCTGGACATCTGGCGCGGCGCCCTGGGTCTGGAGCGAGTCAGCCTGCACGACCCCCACGACCTGCGCAGCCAGTTGCGTGGCGCCCGCGGGCAGCTGCTGGTCGGCGCCCACCTGGGCAACCTCGAGGTGTGCCGCGCCCTGGCCGAACTCGGCGAGCAGGTACGGATGAACGTGCTGGTGCACACCAAGCACGCCGAGCAGTTCAACCGCCTGCTGGGCGAGGCCGGCGCCAGCCACCTGCGCCTGATCCAGGTCAGCGAGCTGGACCCGGCGATCATGCTGCAACTGTCCGAGCGCCTGGAGCGCGGCGAGTGGCTGGCGATCGCCGGCGACCGCGTGCCGCTGCACGGCGGGCGCAACGTCACCGTGGACTTCCTCGGCCACCCGGCCGCCTTCCCCCAGGGCCCCTGGCTGCTGGCCGGCCTGCTGCGCTGCCCGGTCAACCTGCTGAGCTGCCTGAAGATCGACGGCCGCTACCAGGTGGCCCTGGAGCCCTTCGCCGCACAGGTGCAGTGGAGGCGCGGCGAGCGCGAGGCGGTGATCCACGGCTGGGTGCAGCGCTATGCCGAGCGCCTCGGCCGGCGCTGCCTGGAAGCCCCCCACCAATGGTTCAACTTCTATCCGTTCTGGAAATCACATGACGACACTTCAGCCTGAGCCGGTGATCTTCGGCGAAGCCCACCTGAGCATCGAACAGCTGGTCGGCCTGGCCCAGCGCCGCGCCCAGGCGCTGCTGCAGGACGACCCGGCGTTTCGCGAGAAGATCGCCAAGGGCGCGCGCTTCGTCGAGCGCCTGCTGGACAAGGAAGGGGTGATCTACGGCATCACCACCGGCTACGGCGACTCCTGCGTGGTGCCGGTGCCGCTGCACCAGGTCGAGGCGCTGCCGCGTCACCTCTACACCTTCCACGGCTGCGGCCTGGGCCGGCTGCTGGACGAGGAAGCCACCCGCGCGGTGCTGGCCGCACGCCTGCAGTCGCTGTGCCACGGCGTCTCCGGGGTGCGCGTGGAGCTGCTCGAGCGGCTGCAGGCCTTCCTCGACCAGGATGTGCTGCCGCTGATCCCCGAGGAGGGCTCGGTCGGCGCCAGCGGCGACCTGACCCCGCTGTCCTATGTCGCCGCCACCCTGAGCGGAGAACGCGAAGTCATGTACCAGGGCGAGCGCCGCGCCGCCGCCGAGGTCCACGCCGAGCTGGGCTGGACGCCGCTGGTGCTGCGCCCCAAGGAAGCCCTGGCGCTGATGAACGGCACCGCGGTGATGACTGCCCTGGCCTGCCTGGCCTACGCCCGCGCCGACTACCTGCTGAAATTGGCCACGCGCATCACCGCCCTCAACGTGGTGGCGTTGCAGGGTAATCCCGAACACTTCGACGAACGCCTGTTCGCCGCCAAGCCACACCCGGGGCAGACCCAGGTGGCCGCCTGGCTGCGCCGGGACCTGGCCATCGACGCGCCTACCGCGCCGCTGCACCGCCTGCAGGACCGCTACTCGCTGCGCTGCGCGCCCCATGTGCTGGGCGTGCTGGCCGACAGCCTGGGCCTGCTGCGGCAGTTCATCGAGACCGAGCTGAACAGCGCCAACGACAACCCGCTGATCGACGCCGAGGCCGAGCGGGTGCTGCACGGCGGGCACTTCTACGGCGGCCATATCGCCTTCGCCATGGACAGCCTGAAGAACCTGGTGGGCAACGTCGCCGACCTGCTCGACCGCCAGCTCGCCCTGCTGGTGGACGTGCGCTACAACCACGGCCTGCCGAGCAACCTGTCCGGCGCCCCGGCCGCGACGGCGATGATCAACCACGGCTTCAAGGCGGTGCAGATCGGCGCCAGCGCCTGGACCGCCGAGGCGCTGAAGAACGGCATGCCGGCGAGCCTGTTCTCGCGCTCCACCGAGTGCCACAACCAGGACAAGGTGAGCATGGGCACCATCGCCGCCCGCGACGCCCTGCGCAGCCTGGAGCTGACCGAGCAGGTCGCCGCCGCCACGCTGCTGGCCGCCAACCAGGGCGTCTGGCTGCGCCTGCGCGGCGGCCACCAGGCCCTGCCGGCGCCGCTGGCGGCCATGCGCGCGCAGCTGGCGGCCGATTTCCCGCCGGTGATCGAGGACCGCGGCCTGGAAGCCGAACTGCGCCTGTGCCTGACGCGCATCCGCAGCCAGCACTGGAGGCTCTATGCGTAGCCGCGGCGTGCTGCAGGCAGAGATCGAGCTGGTCGTGCCGTTCTTCGATGTCGACTCGATGGAAGTGGTCTGGCACGGCCACTATGTCAAGTACTTCGAGGAGGCACGCTGCGCCCTGCTGGACAGGCTCGGCCACAACTACCGGCAGATGCGCGAGGCCGGCTACGCCTGGCCGGTCATCGACCTGCAGCTGCGCTATATCCGCGGCGCCCGGTTCGGCCAGCGCCTTAAGGTGCGCGCCGACCTGGTGGAGTGGGAGAACCGCCTGAAGATCCACTACCTGATCAGCGACGCGGCCAGCGGCGAGCGCATGACCCGCGGCAGCAGCGTGCAGGTGGCGGTGGCGATCGCCAGCCGCGAGATGCTCCTGGCCTCGCCCCGGGTGCTGGTCGAGGCGGTGGAGCGGGCACTGGCATGAGTCCGCTGCGCCGCCTGCTCGCCGCCCTCGCCCTCGGTCTGCTGGCCACGCCTCCGGCGTGGGCCTTCGACCTCGACCAGCTCGGTGCCCGGCTGGCGACCCAGGCGGTGGTCCGCGGCCCCTTCGTTCAGGAGAAGCACCTGCGCGCCCTGGAGCGCCCGCTGACCAGCCGCGGCCAGTTCGTGCTGTCCGCCGAGCATGGCCTGCTCTGGCAGCTGCGCAGCCCCCTGCAACTGGACTACCGCATCGACCGGGCCGGCGTCGCCCGCCATACCGGCAGCGGCTGGCAAGCGCTGCCCGGCCAGGACATGGCCGCCCAGCAGAGCCGGCTGTTCCTCGCCCTGCTGCGCGGCGACCGCTCGGGCCTGGAGCGCGACTTCGACCTGCGCCTGAGCGGCAGCGGCGAGGCCTGGACGCTGCGGCTGACCCCGCGTGCCCTGCTGCTCAGACAGGTCTTCAGCGCCATCCACATCCAGGGCGGCGCCCAGGTCGAGCGCATCGAGCTGCTGGAGACCCAGGGCGACCGCACCCTGCTGCGCCTGCCGCAGAGCCGGGCGGACGTTGCCCTCCAGGCGCAGGAGCGCGACGCCTTTGCGCCCTGACCGCCCGACGCTCGAACGCCAGCTGCCCCGACTGTTCCTGGTCCTGCTGCTGGCCCTGCTGGTCCTGACCGCCTGGCAGTGGCGCCACGGTCCGCCGCTGTCGGCCGGCCTGCTCGACCTGCTGCCCCGGGGCAGCGGCGACGCACGCCTGGAGCAGGCCGAGCGACGCATGCAGGAGCCGCTCAATCGCGAGCTGCTGCTGCTGATCGGCCATCCGCAACGCCAGCAGGCCATCGACCTGGCCCGGCAGCTCGGTCGGGACTGGCAAGCCAGCGGGCGCTTCGCCCAGGTGCAGTGGCGCCTGGAGGCCGACCTCGCGGCCGTGCGCCAGCAGCTGCACGCCAGCCGCCTGGCCCTGCTGCCGTCCGCGGACCGCCGACTGCTGGTCGAGCAACCGGACGCCTTTATCCAGCAACGCGCCGCCGAGCTGTTCGACAGCTTCGCCGGCCACGGCCTGCTGCCCGCCGCGCAGGACTGGCTGGGCCTGGGCCTGCGCGCCCAGCAGGCCATCGCCGCCCAGGGGCCGGTGCAGGCCGAC includes:
- a CDS encoding universal stress protein, whose protein sequence is MFSHILIAHDLRDTADLALCRAAQLARQHNARLTILHVLDPGLDGAQQEQAQQALDRSLTRHAPPGSELCLRSGKPSEVVLQQLQALGCDLLVLGAHHQRHDFFSGTSLDRIARQCPVPLLLVAHNDFQPYQRALAAIDFSLCACSALGQAYRLLPSSAGLHALHVFEADKGTPRQVEAQLQIQQALIDQLLEDESRNLPSDGPSLSHEVIQGGILRCLQEQLKARRSELLVLGSHGRSALSQALLGSLAQHFLHRAPCDIFVVR
- a CDS encoding ParA family protein, coding for MRRVVFNQKGGVGKSSIACNLAAVSAAQGYRTLLVDLDAQANSTHYLTGLTGAEIPTGIAEFFKQTLASGPFAKKGRVDIYETPFANLHVITATAELADLQPKLEAKHKINKLRKLLDELGEDYDRIYLDTPPALNFYTVSALIAADRCLIPFDCDSFSRNALYGLLQEIEELREDHNEALAVEGIVVNQFQPRASLPQLLLDELLGEGLPVLPVNLMSSVKMRESHQACTPLIHLDARHKLTQQFVELHDLLDAGV
- a CDS encoding beta-ketoacyl synthase chain length factor translates to MHFRIEQWRAWAPGLDSTDDWRAWCRTPVPLEDAQQQPDVGFLPALQRRRLSRLARMMFHVAWPLAEGHRALPLVFASRHGDAPRTLALLEQLASGEPLSPTQFSLSVHNATIGLWSILRGDTSEMSALAAAGDGLEQALLEACSLLGDGAPAVLLVLAEEMPPPLYAAQVDDVPFPYAVALLLTPGQDWRLQLHAGSGPRADWPHALNLLRALCGERHSLEHHWKNRRWIWSPTTA
- a CDS encoding lysophospholipid acyltransferase family protein, with amino-acid sequence MDLVTHHGLSRHSAPYGWRLLATALSFALFGLGGVLLRLLVFPALALLPGDALARRSRARATVSRAFRLFVQFMFRTGVLTYEVEGVERLGRPGQMIIANHPSLIDVVVLIAFIRDANCVVKQSLWDNPCMRGPIRAAGYISNSGSLDMLDEAAAALLGGQTLIVFPEGTRTTPGQPPQFHRGAAAIAVRGARIVTPVVISVTPTTLTKAEPWYSIPPRRFHFRLRVGQDIDPRQFQGPHPVASRKLNEHLHQHFIKELAEDERSAHRD
- a CDS encoding phosphopantetheine-binding protein, translated to MSDLHTEIKHLIIDSLGLEDMSAEDIAADLTLFGEGLGLDSVDALELGLAIQKRFGIKIDAEAKDTRTHFANVASLAAFVSAHQAA
- a CDS encoding acyl carrier protein, whose protein sequence is MQNRDEIFTTLRDAMVELFELDAERITLEANLYQDLEIDSIDAVDLIDHIKRQTGKKIAAEEFKSVRTVGDVVEAVHRLVNAAAE
- a CDS encoding acyl-CoA synthetase family protein yields the protein MNWIAPSRLLLPADAPRPVCPDLDHAELCRRALGLAAWLRERDVRRVALYLDDAAYLAIALLAAWRAGAQVLLPADAQAQTRRRLAGQLDLWLDALDPAATAAPLPAAALDPERCRLTLCTSGSSGEAKPIDKSLGQLANEVEALERLWGASLGAATIIGSVAAQHIYGLLFRVLWPLCAGRPFLRRALPFPEDLQRASLEAPSGFAWVASPALLKRMGDNLDWPALAPVRRVFSSGGALPAEAAATLQTRLGQWPTEIYGSSETGGVAWRQGSEPWHPFAGVEPSLNADGALRIASPYLPGGHREQTADAAELLADGRFILRGRLDRIVKLEEKRIALPSLEQALLDHAWVADVRLGVVQQGRAYLGALVALSPAGVHALRNQGRRALTEALRRHLSGHCETIALPRRWRLLRELPYNSQGKLVQTSVDALIAAPRPTRVEPQSALEQDGEWRLELEVPLDLAHFSGHFPQTPVLPGVVQIDWAQQLARRLIPGLPPRFVGMEVLKFQQLVRPGDRVQLALRFDAERGKLYFAFRNGEAACASGRILLQAAHA
- a CDS encoding glycosyltransferase family 2 protein, whose translation is MHRPCAVIPVYNHEHPLPQVVAALRDAGLPCVLVDDASGPACAAVIDELARQPDCFLLRLAANQGKGGAVMAGLREAARLGFSHALQVDADGQHDLSDVERFLARSQEQPQALICGYPQYDASVPKGRLYARYLTHVWVWINSLSLSIRDAMCGFRVYPLAATVALLDSTRLGRRMDFDPEILVRLAWRNQPMHWLPTKVHYPLDGLSHFRLLHDNALISKMHAKLFFGMLLRAPLILWRRWRG
- a CDS encoding glycosyl transferase, with protein sequence MNEQAKSGHWAGQRERGSLLLMRLTALAARHLGRRALSPLLHAIVLYFFLFGGQARRSIRDYQRHLAAWSGRAELQPTRRSVFRQFMAFADALLDKLDIWRGALGLERVSLHDPHDLRSQLRGARGQLLVGAHLGNLEVCRALAELGEQVRMNVLVHTKHAEQFNRLLGEAGASHLRLIQVSELDPAIMLQLSERLERGEWLAIAGDRVPLHGGRNVTVDFLGHPAAFPQGPWLLAGLLRCPVNLLSCLKIDGRYQVALEPFAAQVQWRRGEREAVIHGWVQRYAERLGRRCLEAPHQWFNFYPFWKSHDDTSA
- a CDS encoding HAL/PAL/TAL family ammonia-lyase, translating into MTTLQPEPVIFGEAHLSIEQLVGLAQRRAQALLQDDPAFREKIAKGARFVERLLDKEGVIYGITTGYGDSCVVPVPLHQVEALPRHLYTFHGCGLGRLLDEEATRAVLAARLQSLCHGVSGVRVELLERLQAFLDQDVLPLIPEEGSVGASGDLTPLSYVAATLSGEREVMYQGERRAAAEVHAELGWTPLVLRPKEALALMNGTAVMTALACLAYARADYLLKLATRITALNVVALQGNPEHFDERLFAAKPHPGQTQVAAWLRRDLAIDAPTAPLHRLQDRYSLRCAPHVLGVLADSLGLLRQFIETELNSANDNPLIDAEAERVLHGGHFYGGHIAFAMDSLKNLVGNVADLLDRQLALLVDVRYNHGLPSNLSGAPAATAMINHGFKAVQIGASAWTAEALKNGMPASLFSRSTECHNQDKVSMGTIAARDALRSLELTEQVAAATLLAANQGVWLRLRGGHQALPAPLAAMRAQLAADFPPVIEDRGLEAELRLCLTRIRSQHWRLYA
- a CDS encoding acyl-CoA thioesterase, translating into MRSRGVLQAEIELVVPFFDVDSMEVVWHGHYVKYFEEARCALLDRLGHNYRQMREAGYAWPVIDLQLRYIRGARFGQRLKVRADLVEWENRLKIHYLISDAASGERMTRGSSVQVAVAIASREMLLASPRVLVEAVERALA
- a CDS encoding outer membrane lipoprotein carrier protein LolA, which encodes MSPLRRLLAALALGLLATPPAWAFDLDQLGARLATQAVVRGPFVQEKHLRALERPLTSRGQFVLSAEHGLLWQLRSPLQLDYRIDRAGVARHTGSGWQALPGQDMAAQQSRLFLALLRGDRSGLERDFDLRLSGSGEAWTLRLTPRALLLRQVFSAIHIQGGAQVERIELLETQGDRTLLRLPQSRADVALQAQERDAFAP